Proteins encoded by one window of Swingsia samuiensis:
- a CDS encoding chemotaxis protein CheB, whose amino-acid sequence MNTIQNNLPLVVGVGASAGGLEALRLMLSSIKKPTKMAFVVVQHLDPHHNSLLAQLLERYTELTVLQSEGGELLQADHVYIIPPGHGLKIQNSILKLTDFTRPRGLRRPIDDFFVSLANDQQSNAACVILSGTGADGTTGVRAIKENGGVCIVQQPDTARYDGMPLSAVGTGLVDFVKPPEEIFACLKDFLDRRTLRFTDADSDVLANNLDAVCRELRMVVGHDFSGYKHSTLIRRIARRMHVVGIDSPHEYLLRMQKDHSEAQALFRDLLINVTKFFRDTDAFEQLRLKVIEPLVLNRGLHDDIRVWVAGCSSGEEAYSIAILFAEALRIHECSHNVQIFASDIDEQMLSIARAATYPNAALIDIPEHLRERYTVPVADRFKISNHVRNMVRFSNHSLLKDPPFSKVDLLSCRNLLIYFEENLQKAIVPILHYAVRPNGYLFLGPSDSIGRFEGFFSVAHQQARIFEKLHGGTSHPIALPTQQYANPTTRPSELFNSDRKIQSDTAASQRLLELYTPPSLVVNKDGEIISAFGKLGIYFDFPVTRTGGSSIFTLARPGLRGVIGQLLRQTQQALKRTIIRDVDVLSEFTSQKTDVICDPLGEDAFLLVFQNKSPAKPISNQDIEEFQTNNNHVEILEDELRLMRHRLRLTIEELETANEELKSSNEEMMSMNEELQSANEELSTVNDELKTKITQLTVANSDLKNFFDSTNAAVVVVDENLCIRNYTEAATFLFPLKPGDKGRPFADVSGQIELNDYLQDTINVTKNGEVISKRVIGINKKHIYSLRIMPYRTQGESINGATLVFTDITDALYLERQLASERERLELAIRAARIGVWEYSPQKKKTVLDVGNQTLVDISTFHSESHAWISSQERSIITQTFDNALESGEPFDINFSVHQSNGETRWVRASGHFIANSSPPTLIGVSIDVTPEHEVVETRELMVREMNHRVKNLFAVISSMISIAAHRHNNVRVFAKDMRTRIVALGIAHSCAAQNGFDKGTNIQHLIKDTLAPYQHDNNIKIFGPPVLINYKNLSPLALLLHEWATNSVKYGALNINSEGTLHISWREQHDNLIIYWKEQKKNEITFTGSSGFGEQLEQTALRQLKATIERHTTPLRFEMKITLPRMCFSNE is encoded by the coding sequence ATGAACACTATTCAAAATAACCTTCCTCTTGTTGTAGGTGTAGGCGCTTCAGCTGGAGGCTTAGAAGCTTTGCGCCTTATGCTGTCTTCTATCAAAAAGCCCACAAAAATGGCTTTTGTGGTCGTACAACACCTTGACCCTCATCATAATAGTCTCTTAGCTCAGCTGTTAGAACGTTATACCGAACTCACTGTTTTACAAAGTGAAGGAGGCGAGCTCCTACAAGCTGATCATGTTTATATTATTCCACCCGGACATGGTCTGAAAATACAAAATAGTATTCTTAAACTGACTGACTTTACGCGCCCTCGTGGCTTAAGACGACCCATTGACGATTTCTTTGTTTCTCTTGCCAATGACCAGCAAAGTAATGCAGCCTGTGTTATTCTTTCGGGAACAGGTGCAGATGGAACAACAGGCGTTCGAGCCATCAAAGAAAATGGTGGTGTTTGTATCGTCCAACAACCAGATACCGCCCGGTATGACGGTATGCCCCTCTCCGCCGTTGGTACAGGGTTGGTTGATTTTGTTAAACCTCCCGAAGAAATTTTTGCTTGCCTGAAAGACTTCCTTGACCGACGAACTCTACGTTTTACCGATGCAGATTCTGATGTTTTAGCCAATAATCTAGATGCTGTCTGTCGTGAACTCCGCATGGTCGTGGGTCATGATTTTTCAGGTTATAAACACTCCACCCTAATCCGGCGCATTGCACGACGCATGCATGTTGTCGGTATAGACTCCCCACATGAATATCTTCTTCGGATGCAAAAAGACCATTCCGAAGCGCAAGCTCTCTTTCGAGACCTTCTGATTAACGTCACCAAATTCTTTCGCGATACAGATGCTTTTGAACAACTAAGACTAAAAGTTATAGAACCCCTTGTTCTTAATCGCGGCTTACATGATGATATTCGCGTCTGGGTTGCGGGGTGTTCCAGTGGTGAAGAAGCCTATAGTATAGCAATCCTCTTTGCCGAAGCGCTACGTATCCATGAATGCTCACACAATGTACAAATATTTGCCTCTGATATTGATGAGCAAATGTTAAGCATTGCCCGTGCAGCAACTTATCCCAATGCCGCTCTTATTGATATTCCAGAACATTTACGTGAGCGCTATACCGTCCCTGTCGCAGATCGCTTCAAAATTAGTAATCATGTGCGTAATATGGTTCGGTTTTCCAATCATAGCCTTTTAAAAGACCCGCCTTTTTCTAAAGTCGATCTTCTTTCTTGCCGTAATTTGCTCATTTATTTTGAGGAAAACTTACAAAAAGCTATTGTTCCTATCCTACACTATGCTGTTCGGCCGAATGGATACCTCTTCTTGGGGCCATCCGATAGTATCGGTCGCTTTGAAGGGTTTTTCAGTGTTGCACATCAACAGGCCCGAATTTTTGAAAAGCTACACGGTGGCACCAGTCACCCAATAGCTTTACCTACTCAGCAATATGCCAATCCAACCACGCGTCCTTCAGAGCTGTTTAATAGCGACCGAAAAATTCAAAGCGATACGGCTGCCAGCCAGCGCTTACTGGAATTATATACTCCTCCAAGCCTCGTCGTTAACAAAGATGGAGAAATTATTTCCGCTTTTGGTAAGCTTGGAATTTATTTTGACTTCCCTGTAACCCGCACGGGAGGTTCCAGTATTTTTACACTAGCCCGCCCCGGTTTACGAGGGGTCATTGGACAGCTTTTAAGGCAAACACAACAAGCCCTTAAACGAACAATCATCCGAGATGTTGACGTTCTCAGCGAGTTTACATCTCAAAAGACGGATGTCATTTGCGACCCTCTTGGGGAAGATGCTTTTCTTCTTGTCTTCCAAAATAAAAGCCCTGCAAAACCGATTAGCAACCAAGACATTGAAGAATTTCAAACCAACAATAACCATGTTGAAATCTTAGAAGATGAACTGCGCTTAATGCGCCACAGGCTTCGTCTCACCATTGAAGAACTTGAAACAGCCAATGAAGAGCTAAAGAGTTCCAATGAAGAAATGATGTCGATGAATGAAGAACTTCAATCTGCCAATGAAGAACTGTCGACTGTCAATGACGAGTTAAAAACAAAAATCACTCAGCTAACTGTTGCCAACTCAGACCTTAAAAACTTTTTCGATTCTACAAATGCAGCGGTCGTCGTCGTTGACGAAAACCTCTGTATTCGTAACTACACAGAAGCAGCCACTTTCCTATTCCCACTTAAACCGGGTGATAAGGGGCGGCCTTTTGCGGATGTATCTGGCCAAATTGAACTAAATGATTATTTGCAAGATACTATCAATGTCACAAAAAATGGCGAAGTCATTAGTAAGCGTGTCATTGGCATTAATAAAAAGCACATCTATTCTTTGCGTATTATGCCGTATCGCACACAAGGAGAAAGTATTAATGGAGCAACCTTAGTTTTCACAGATATTACAGATGCCCTTTATTTAGAAAGACAATTAGCATCAGAACGTGAAAGACTTGAGCTCGCCATTCGAGCTGCACGCATCGGGGTATGGGAATATTCACCTCAGAAGAAAAAAACTGTTCTTGATGTTGGCAACCAAACACTTGTGGACATCTCAACCTTCCACTCAGAGTCACACGCCTGGATTAGTTCACAAGAGCGCTCCATTATTACCCAGACATTTGATAATGCTTTAGAAAGTGGAGAGCCTTTTGATATTAACTTCAGTGTTCATCAAAGCAACGGTGAAACACGCTGGGTTCGTGCAAGTGGGCATTTTATCGCCAATAGCTCGCCGCCTACTCTCATTGGCGTCTCCATCGACGTAACCCCTGAACACGAAGTTGTCGAAACGCGTGAACTGATGGTTCGTGAAATGAACCATCGTGTTAAAAACTTATTCGCTGTTATCAGTAGTATGATCTCTATCGCAGCTCATCGTCATAATAATGTCCGTGTTTTTGCTAAAGACATGAGAACACGTATCGTCGCCTTAGGAATTGCCCATTCTTGCGCGGCACAAAACGGCTTTGATAAGGGCACAAATATTCAACATCTGATCAAAGACACGTTGGCGCCTTATCAACATGACAACAACATCAAAATTTTTGGCCCCCCTGTCCTGATCAACTATAAAAACCTCTCGCCCTTAGCTCTCTTGCTACACGAATGGGCAACCAACTCCGTAAAATACGGCGCTCTCAATATTAACAGTGAAGGGACACTTCATATTTCTTGGCGAGAACAGCATGATAATCTCATTATTTACTGGAAAGAACAGAAAAAAAATGAGATCACGTTTACGGGATCTTCAGGTTTCGGCGAGCAGCTTGAACAAACAGCTTTACGACAACTTAAAGCAACCATAGAACGGCATACTACACCTTTAAGATTTGAGATGAAAATAACTTTACCTAGAATGTGTTTTTCGAATGAATAA
- a CDS encoding PAS domain-containing protein, which yields MTSDIPQHLKQYCMNANIALSVAHAQNDHPLVFINKKFELLTQYSSQELIGVNCRLLQGSASHEHNTKSRQAIHEFLSTPEINNIRTSLVNYRKDKTPFINLLFMSKLTSSSGELKFIFASQFEISNSQSHLLDDYNNELRQTLRDINPILSESNIMSEGSLIAIANTSKSIAQAKLLLDDLEKNMNSF from the coding sequence ATGACCTCTGACATTCCCCAGCATTTAAAACAATACTGCATGAATGCCAACATTGCTCTTTCTGTCGCTCACGCTCAAAACGACCACCCTTTAGTTTTTATCAACAAAAAATTCGAGCTTTTAACTCAATACTCCTCTCAAGAACTCATAGGCGTTAACTGCCGTCTTCTTCAAGGTTCTGCCTCACATGAGCATAATACAAAATCAAGACAAGCCATTCACGAGTTTTTAAGCACCCCAGAGATTAACAATATTAGAACCTCTCTCGTAAATTATAGAAAAGATAAAACACCCTTTATCAACTTATTATTCATGTCAAAGCTAACCTCTTCGAGCGGAGAGCTAAAGTTTATTTTTGCTTCTCAATTTGAAATTAGTAACTCTCAATCTCATTTGTTAGACGATTATAACAATGAATTAAGACAAACACTCCGTGATATTAATCCAATTCTATCTGAAAGTAATATTATGTCAGAAGGATCATTAATCGCAATTGCAAATACTTCTAAATCAATTGCCCAAGCGAAGCTTCTACTTGATGATCTTGAAAAAAATATGAACTCTTTTTAA
- a CDS encoding amino acid permease has protein sequence MKTGPTHGQSTSSEEIITGEGYSKDLDRRHVQMIAIGGAIGTGLFLGAGSRLQFAGPSLALIYTICGVFCFLILRALGELVMYKPTSGSFVTYAREFLGEKAAYTAGWLSFLNWAMTGIVDITAVALYMHYWAVFVNVPQWVFALGALGVVGTMNMIGVRYFGEMEFWFSLIKVVALAIFLIAATIILGSRMPIDGHSTGIHLITENGGFFPHGIVPALLLMQGVVFAYSAIELIGTAAGESHEARKIIPGAVNSVIWRIALFYVGSVVLLVCLLPWTAYHAGVSPFVTFFQKLGVPGIGTIMNIVVLSAALSSLNSGLYSTGRILRALALGGSAPKALAKMNSSSVPHIGILTTLGIYLVGVGLNYLIPSKVFEIVLNFASLGIISTWATILFCQLRLRSAINRGEIPATTFAMPGAPYTTWATLGFLAFVLVMMAFDYPEGTITIGSIPLIAGILVIGWFLLKRSK, from the coding sequence ATGAAAACAGGCCCTACTCACGGTCAATCTACCTCTTCGGAAGAGATCATTACAGGAGAAGGGTATAGTAAAGATCTTGACCGTCGCCACGTCCAGATGATTGCTATCGGCGGGGCGATTGGGACAGGTCTTTTTCTCGGCGCAGGTTCTCGTTTACAGTTCGCCGGACCATCACTCGCTTTAATCTACACCATTTGTGGTGTTTTTTGCTTTCTCATTCTCCGTGCTCTTGGTGAGCTCGTAATGTACAAACCGACGAGCGGCAGCTTCGTCACATATGCACGTGAGTTTTTAGGCGAAAAAGCCGCCTATACCGCTGGTTGGCTTTCATTCCTCAACTGGGCGATGACCGGGATCGTCGATATTACTGCCGTAGCCTTGTATATGCACTATTGGGCTGTTTTTGTGAATGTGCCTCAGTGGGTCTTTGCACTTGGCGCTTTGGGTGTCGTCGGCACCATGAATATGATCGGCGTACGTTATTTTGGTGAAATGGAGTTCTGGTTCTCCCTGATCAAAGTTGTTGCTCTTGCTATTTTTCTAATTGCCGCAACAATTATACTCGGGAGCCGCATGCCGATTGATGGTCATTCAACGGGAATACATCTTATCACTGAAAATGGTGGTTTCTTCCCACATGGAATTGTCCCTGCACTTCTATTAATGCAAGGCGTTGTCTTCGCTTACTCTGCTATTGAATTAATAGGAACAGCAGCCGGAGAATCTCATGAAGCACGTAAGATTATACCCGGTGCCGTCAATAGTGTGATCTGGCGTATTGCTCTTTTCTATGTTGGTTCAGTTGTTTTGCTCGTCTGCTTACTACCATGGACAGCTTATCATGCTGGAGTAAGTCCTTTTGTGACGTTCTTTCAGAAACTTGGCGTTCCTGGAATTGGCACAATTATGAATATCGTTGTTCTGAGTGCCGCCTTATCCAGCTTAAACTCCGGTCTTTATTCAACCGGGCGTATTTTAAGAGCACTTGCCTTGGGCGGTTCTGCTCCAAAAGCTCTTGCAAAAATGAATAGCAGTTCTGTTCCTCATATTGGAATTTTAACGACTTTAGGGATTTATCTCGTTGGCGTGGGTTTAAATTACTTAATTCCTTCCAAAGTTTTTGAGATCGTTCTTAACTTTGCTTCTTTGGGGATTATCTCCACATGGGCCACCATTCTTTTTTGCCAATTACGACTGCGCTCCGCGATTAATCGTGGCGAAATCCCTGCAACAACGTTTGCAATGCCAGGCGCCCCCTACACGACATGGGCAACGCTTGGCTTCTTAGCCTTTGTTCTCGTAATGATGGCTTTTGATTATCCTGAAGGCACTATTACAATAGGCTCTATCCCTTTAATTGCTGGCATTTTAGTTATTGGGTGGTTTTTACTTAAAAGATCAAAATAA
- a CDS encoding lytic transglycosylase domain-containing protein, with product MRENYPAPGPASDPWKPYIQEAAQRFSIPEAWIRAVIHQESGGHEYLDGQPITSSAGAMGLMQLMPETYSDMQNTYGLGSDPYDPHDNILAGTGYIKILYRKYGAPAFLVAYNAGPQRLEDYLYSGRPLPEETVNYVANITPNLGNEIALTGPLAAYAGTDQTYSPQTASSPEYATTSISSDSPSNVAQAWSNRQITSVPSDPTPPALSPLEPCNPNAAYDPDTPCSPSPSSSTPYQTDNSPRPPPPIIPTPPRRTYTTTPAYYTAPTLRTTNWGVQVGAFTNAQQARSAASFARLKTSGLLQNTTINVEPTIAHGTQFWRARLIGLDKSGAFQACSNLSSKGITCFTVPPGH from the coding sequence ATGAGGGAAAATTATCCTGCTCCCGGGCCTGCATCAGATCCGTGGAAACCATATATTCAAGAAGCGGCTCAACGTTTTTCTATCCCTGAAGCGTGGATTCGAGCTGTTATTCATCAAGAATCTGGGGGACACGAATATTTGGATGGTCAGCCCATCACCTCAAGCGCAGGGGCTATGGGTTTAATGCAACTTATGCCCGAAACTTATTCTGACATGCAAAACACATATGGATTAGGGTCTGACCCTTACGATCCACACGATAATATCTTAGCAGGAACAGGTTACATCAAAATCCTCTACCGAAAATATGGGGCTCCTGCTTTCCTTGTGGCTTATAATGCCGGACCTCAACGCTTAGAGGATTACCTTTATTCAGGACGGCCCCTCCCTGAAGAAACAGTAAATTATGTCGCAAACATCACACCTAATTTGGGGAATGAAATTGCTCTAACGGGCCCACTTGCCGCCTATGCCGGTACGGACCAAACATACTCGCCTCAAACCGCTTCTTCACCAGAATACGCAACTACTAGCATATCATCCGACTCTCCAAGCAATGTTGCTCAAGCATGGTCTAATCGCCAGATAACGTCTGTGCCATCTGACCCTACTCCTCCAGCACTCTCCCCCCTTGAGCCATGCAACCCAAATGCGGCCTATGATCCAGATACACCCTGCAGCCCCTCCCCTTCATCTTCCACGCCGTATCAAACAGACAATAGTCCCCGCCCACCGCCGCCCATCATTCCAACCCCACCAAGACGCACCTATACGACCACGCCTGCATATTATACGGCTCCCACTCTAAGAACGACCAATTGGGGTGTTCAAGTTGGTGCATTTACAAACGCCCAACAAGCACGATCAGCCGCCTCTTTTGCACGTCTAAAGACGAGCGGGCTCTTACAAAACACGACCATAAATGTTGAACCCACAATAGCTCATGGAACCCAATTTTGGCGTGCACGCTTAATCGGCCTTGATAAAAGCGGAGCTTTCCAAGCATGCTCAAACCTCTCTTCAAAAGGAATTACATGCTTCACCGTTCCGCCCGGGCATTAA
- a CDS encoding flagellar basal body-associated FliL family protein — MVETKIEEGEEPKKGNKKRSLIFLIAALCVLAAGGGAWKHFYHSVSSAKTKTLVDEQKKVIVIPAVMSNLDSSDGYTHYVRVSARLLVPERINTADVEAYMPQIQDLFQMYLHSTRLQELSGEGIYRLRESMLQQIQNTLAPIPVEDLFFVEVIVQ, encoded by the coding sequence GTGGTGGAGACAAAGATAGAAGAGGGAGAAGAGCCTAAAAAAGGTAACAAAAAACGCTCCCTTATTTTTTTGATAGCGGCTTTGTGTGTGTTGGCAGCAGGAGGTGGAGCTTGGAAGCATTTTTATCACTCCGTGTCTTCAGCAAAAACTAAAACTCTGGTGGATGAACAGAAGAAAGTCATTGTTATACCTGCAGTGATGTCAAATTTGGATTCAAGCGATGGATATACGCACTATGTGAGAGTTAGTGCGCGTTTGTTGGTTCCGGAGAGAATAAATACAGCAGACGTTGAGGCGTATATGCCACAGATACAGGATTTATTTCAGATGTATTTGCATAGCACTCGTTTGCAAGAGCTCTCTGGGGAAGGGATATATCGCTTGCGAGAGAGTATGCTTCAACAAATTCAAAATACGCTTGCGCCTATACCTGTTGAGGATTTGTTTTTTGTGGAAGTTATCGTCCAATGA
- the fliM gene encoding flagellar motor switch protein FliM — MTSTKLHENNTDDANKMSELLQPEKKFNVLETRKNLTQQKKIEKLIGTAPTSYERLPMLEVVFDRFVRRLTTTLRNRITDSVVISIREIFSQRWEEYLQNDAKKSLYVVFKADEWNGSGVLVLESKLFYSLIDSLLGGRKEKNAFLSNRDHYTEIEKALIKPILHEILTSFAESFYPLCKVDFAFERLETNTRFVAVSRPMDGVVRLSFNIQIEENIGKADFILPYAMLEPIRDTLLQQYMGEKLGHDTVWENHLVQELWKTHINIDVVLGEQEIDFNKITNFSPGDKIFLRRLSENFVSVRSGGKDLFTAKMGQRRGGVAISIENSFIE, encoded by the coding sequence ATGACATCTACGAAACTTCATGAAAATAATACTGATGATGCAAACAAAATGTCCGAATTATTACAGCCCGAGAAAAAATTTAATGTTTTAGAGACGCGTAAAAATTTAACTCAACAGAAAAAAATTGAAAAACTGATTGGAACAGCGCCAACTTCATATGAGCGCTTACCGATGTTGGAAGTTGTTTTTGATCGGTTTGTAAGGAGATTAACAACGACTTTAAGAAACCGAATTACTGATAGTGTTGTAATCTCTATTAGAGAAATATTCTCTCAACGATGGGAGGAATACTTACAAAACGATGCAAAAAAATCATTATACGTAGTATTCAAAGCGGATGAGTGGAATGGTTCTGGCGTCTTAGTTTTGGAGTCTAAGCTATTTTATAGTCTTATTGATTCTTTATTAGGCGGTAGAAAGGAGAAAAATGCCTTCTTGTCGAATAGAGATCATTATACGGAAATAGAAAAAGCTTTAATTAAACCAATTTTACATGAAATATTAACAAGCTTTGCAGAGAGTTTTTACCCTCTGTGTAAGGTTGATTTTGCCTTTGAGCGATTGGAAACGAACACACGTTTTGTCGCTGTTTCTCGACCGATGGATGGGGTTGTAAGGCTATCGTTTAATATTCAGATTGAAGAAAATATAGGGAAAGCAGATTTTATTTTGCCATATGCAATGTTGGAGCCCATACGAGATACTTTATTACAGCAGTATATGGGAGAGAAACTTGGACATGATACCGTGTGGGAAAATCATTTAGTTCAGGAGTTGTGGAAAACCCATATTAATATTGATGTTGTTCTTGGTGAGCAAGAAATAGATTTTAATAAAATTACTAATTTCTCTCCAGGAGATAAGATTTTTTTACGGAGACTAAGTGAAAACTTTGTTTCAGTTCGGTCTGGAGGGAAAGATTTATTTACAGCAAAAATGGGCCAAAGGCGCGGAGGGGTAGCAATATCAATAGAAAATTCATTTATAGAATAA
- a CDS encoding MotE family protein, producing the protein MLYRIIGVFCVFCCLLIGVNAFNLIGFIYDGESITSVSYASPSDDFNKSQSSKNINPIEKKQVKNICDQGGCNNDHPFQKEIRKFNSETKISYDLDKKQNELNKKEEILNNKENILNMTQKEIQIQMNDLEKIKNNFAKQEDNADKILENDSDKLVKIYEAMRPGDAALIFNVLDLRIGVRLLSQMSPRKSSAIMALMSPERVVLITQLLSKIHSHI; encoded by the coding sequence ATGCTGTATAGAATCATTGGGGTTTTTTGTGTTTTTTGTTGCTTATTGATTGGAGTAAATGCTTTTAATTTAATTGGTTTTATTTATGATGGTGAGAGTATTACCTCCGTTTCTTATGCATCGCCAAGTGATGATTTTAATAAAAGTCAATCGTCAAAAAATATAAATCCAATAGAAAAGAAGCAAGTGAAAAACATTTGTGATCAAGGAGGTTGTAATAACGACCACCCCTTTCAAAAAGAGATTAGAAAATTTAATAGTGAGACGAAAATTTCTTATGATTTGGATAAAAAGCAAAATGAATTAAATAAAAAAGAAGAAATATTGAATAACAAAGAGAATATTTTGAATATGACTCAAAAAGAAATTCAAATTCAAATGAACGATTTAGAAAAAATAAAAAATAATTTTGCAAAACAAGAAGATAATGCTGATAAAATATTAGAGAATGACTCAGATAAACTAGTGAAGATATATGAAGCTATGCGTCCAGGAGACGCAGCATTAATTTTTAATGTCTTGGATTTGCGGATAGGAGTTAGGTTGTTAAGCCAAATGTCACCGCGTAAGTCTTCTGCAATCATGGCGCTAATGTCACCAGAAAGAGTGGTTTTAATAACCCAGCTTCTTTCTAAAATACATTCGCACATATAG
- a CDS encoding efflux RND transporter periplasmic adaptor subunit, with amino-acid sequence MPFFQRKILDFVEDGAKKSRSLDVMKRSAVLGALPIVLLGCHKKVETPKPQPQPVDIITLHTQAVGLETSLPGRIEAYEQAQIRPQVSGVIVSRDFEQGADVKAGQQLYQIYIAPYQAAYDQAKAQLMNAQASAVRARAQLRRYGPLVKAHAVSSQDYDNTLAAARQADAQVAQAKASVEAATVNLNYTHVRAPISGRIGRTLYTAGALVTANQTQPVAVVTRLDPVYVDVNLAASDMLRLKRELASGQIERKGTDAAAVGLRLEDNSEYPQYGKLELSEVTVDPSTGTLVIRAVFENPDHILLPGMFVHAYVREGIDPKGILVPQEAVQRDFKGAPFVMVMDNDHKVHQRSIETVRTIDSSWLVNKGVQAGEKIVVNGLQKILPGAEVSPREVSSGKAE; translated from the coding sequence ATGCCCTTTTTCCAAAGAAAAATACTAGATTTTGTAGAGGATGGGGCAAAAAAGAGCCGCTCTTTGGATGTTATGAAAAGGAGTGCTGTGCTCGGGGCTCTCCCTATCGTTTTATTAGGCTGCCATAAAAAAGTAGAAACCCCTAAGCCTCAGCCACAACCTGTTGATATTATTACATTACATACTCAAGCTGTTGGTTTAGAGACATCCTTGCCAGGGCGAATTGAAGCCTATGAGCAAGCGCAGATTAGGCCTCAAGTAAGCGGCGTAATTGTTTCTCGTGATTTTGAACAAGGAGCCGATGTTAAAGCAGGTCAGCAGCTTTACCAGATTTATATAGCCCCTTATCAAGCAGCTTACGATCAGGCGAAGGCACAATTAATGAATGCCCAAGCATCTGCTGTACGCGCAAGAGCCCAATTAAGACGCTATGGTCCTCTCGTTAAGGCGCATGCTGTTAGTTCTCAGGACTATGACAATACGTTAGCAGCGGCTCGACAAGCTGATGCACAGGTTGCTCAAGCAAAAGCAAGCGTTGAAGCGGCGACGGTTAATCTGAATTATACACATGTGCGCGCTCCTATTTCGGGGCGAATTGGTCGGACTTTATACACGGCCGGTGCATTGGTAACAGCTAATCAAACGCAGCCTGTTGCAGTCGTAACGCGTTTGGACCCTGTGTATGTAGACGTAAATTTAGCGGCTTCTGACATGCTGAGATTAAAGCGTGAATTAGCGAGCGGTCAGATCGAAAGAAAGGGTACAGATGCTGCCGCAGTTGGTTTGCGTCTGGAAGATAACTCTGAATACCCTCAGTATGGAAAGTTAGAACTCTCTGAGGTGACTGTTGATCCGTCTACAGGAACATTGGTCATTCGTGCTGTTTTCGAAAACCCTGATCATATTTTGCTACCGGGTATGTTTGTTCATGCCTATGTCCGTGAGGGTATTGACCCCAAGGGTATTTTAGTACCGCAAGAGGCCGTTCAAAGAGACTTCAAAGGGGCTCCCTTTGTGATGGTGATGGATAACGATCATAAAGTTCATCAACGTTCTATAGAAACAGTACGGACGATTGATTCCTCATGGCTTGTTAATAAAGGCGTACAAGCTGGAGAGAAGATTGTTGTGAACGGGCTACAGAAAATCTTGCCAGGTGCGGAAGTCTCTCCACGAGAAGTTTCTTCTGGGAAAGCAGAGTAA